In the Tribolium castaneum strain GA2 chromosome 1, icTriCast1.1, whole genome shotgun sequence genome, one interval contains:
- the LOC135265960 gene encoding histone H4: MTGRGKGGKGLGKGGAKRHRKVLRDNIQGITKPAIRRLARRGGVKRISGLIYEETRGVLKVFLENVIRDAVTYTEHAKRKTVTAMDVVYALKRQGRTLYGFGG, encoded by the coding sequence atgaccggtcgtggcaaaggtggaaagggattgggaaaaggtggagcaaaacgtcatcgtaaagttttacgtgataacatccagggcatcacgaagcccgcgatcagaagattggcacgtcgtggaggagtgaaacgtatctccggtctcatttacgaagaaaccagaggtgtcctgaaggtattcctcgaaaacgtcattcgtgatgccgtcacctacaccgaacacgcaaaacgtaaaaccgtcaccgccatggatgtcgtttacgctttgaagcgtcaagggcgtacactttacggttttggcggttaa